ATTTGCATTTCAATTTCTAACCACCTAACCCCTCAGCCTCAGGCTGAATGCCAATGATCCAGTCTCCTTACCGTCGGGGCGCCGACGACGGCTTCTTTTTCGGTGCTTATCTCACGGTGATGTTCTTCGCTTCGATATTCTCGGAGTGGATGCCTCTGTTGCAGCTCCTGTCGGGTGCGATGGCGGTGTGCGTGCCGCTGACGATCTACCGCTTCATGCTACGTTATCACCGCAGCCTCGGTCAGATGGGGTCGTTCCCTATGCTGTGGATGCAGGGGGTGGTGATATTCTTCTGCGGGATGCTTCTCGCGGGGACGGCCCTCGTGGTGTTCATGAAATGGCTGTCGCCTGATTTCGTAGTGGAGCAGATGCGTGCCGTGGCAGCCCTCAGGGGCACTATGCCGGGGTCGCAGGTGGATATGGCAGCCGATATGGCTCAGAAGATGCTTGATGCCAATTTCGTGCCTTCGCCCATAGAGATAGTCACGGAGATGATGATGCTCGCCATCGTCACAGGCTCGCTGCTTTCGATGGCCCTTAGCGGGATATTCGCTTTGAGGCGCAGACGTGAGTTCGGCTCCAGAGGCTGCAACATATAGCCCGGCATGCGGCGAATGTGTGCCGTCCGAAGAATCAATCGTTCTCTCCACATATTTTAACTCTGTAAACCTCCTCTTCATAAAAGCGGAATAAATAATGGATATATCAGTAATTGTGCCCCTGTATAACGAGGCTGAGTCGTTGCCCGAGCTTGCGGCGTGGATCGACCGCGTGATGAAGGATCACGACTTTTCCTATGAGGTGATTTTCGTTGATGACGGTTCAACCGACGATTCATGGGAGGTGATACACCGCCTTGCCGCCGGGAATCCGGCTCTGCGCGGAGCGTCGTTCCGCCGCAACTACGGCAAGTCGCCCGCCCTGAACACCGGCTTCGGGCTTGCCCAGGGGGATGTGGTGATCACTATGGATGCCGACCTTCAGGATTCGCCCGACGAGATCCCGGAACTGTACCGTATGATCATGCGCGACGGCTACGACCTGGTGTCGGGCTGGAAGAAGAAACGTTATGACCCGCTGTCGAAGACCATCCCCACCAAGCTCTTCAATGCAACTGCACGCAAGGTGAGCGGCATAAGGAATCTGCACGATTTCAACTGCGGGCTTAAGGCTTACCGCAATGAGGTGGTGAAGCATATCGAGGTGTATGGCGACATGCACCGTTACATACCTTATCTGGCAAAGAACGCCGGATACTCCAGGATAGGAGAGAAGGTGGTGCAGCACCAGGCGAGGAAGTACGGAAAGACCAAATTCGGGCTCGACCGGTTCGTCAACGGCTATCTCGACCTTGCCACGCTGTGGTTCACCGGGAGGTTCGGCGCGAAGCCCATGCATTTCTTCGGTCTGCTCGGCTCGCTAATGTTCATCGTGGGCTTCATCGCAGTGATGGTGGTGGGCTTCGGCAAGCTGTATGACATGTATCATGGCAACCATTACATACTTGTCACCGATTCGCCTTATTTCTATCTGTCGCTCGTGATGATGATAATAGGCACCATGCTGTTTCTCGCAGGCTTCCTCGGCGAGCTTATAGTGCGCAACTCCCCCTCGCGCAATCATTACGAGATAAAGGATACGCTCGGCGACTAAGCGGACAGCCCGGCTTTTTTCGTACATAAATAACTCCCGCTCCCTCCTTGTTCATTGTTAAAGACACTAAAGAATCATGAATACATATCCCGAACTTTATAGCCTGTCGCTCAATCGGTTCTCATGCCGCAGTTATTCTTCTCAGCCTGTGCCCGAGGATGCCATGATGGCTGTGCTCGATGTGGCGAGGCTCGCGCCGTCGGCATGCAACCGTCAGCCGTGGATCTTTGTCATAGCTGATACCCCCGACGAGCGTGAGGCTGTGGCGCAGAGCTATGCGCGCGACTGGATCAGGACTGCCCCCGAGTATATCATCGCATGCGGTGTCCATGACCAGGCATGGCATCGCCCCCACGACGGAAAGGACCATACCGATGTGGACCTCTCTATAGCGATTGAGCATCTGTGTCTGGCTGCTGCGTCGCTCCATCTCGGCACCTGCTGGGTGTGCAACTTCGATCCCGAAATCATCCGTAGCGCGTTCCGTCTCCCCGAGGGGGTGGAGCCTGTCGCGATCATCCCCATAGGTTTCCCCGCCGAGGGTGTCTCCGCCCCGGATAAGACCCGCAAGGAGCTGAGCGAGATAGTGAGGCGCGGAAAATTCTGATAAGGTTTGAAAGCTCTATTCTACATATTATTGCCGCTTGCCGCGCTGGCAGCCGCGCTGGCGGGATGCAACTCCACCGGATGTACCGACAACCAGAATTCGGTGCCTTATGCCGGTTTCTATTCCATGTCGACGAAGGAAAAGGTGGTGATCGACTCCCTTGCCATCTTCGGTGAGGGCGCGCCCAATGATTCTCTGCTTGTTGATCCTGATGAGAAGGTGTCGGATGTGTATCTGCCGTTCAGGGCAGGAGAGAGTTCCACCACGTTTGTCATCAGGTATATGCAGAAGCATCTTGCAGCTGCCGGTGTGCAGGACCGCGTGACGTTCTATTATGAGTCGACCCCTTATTTCGCTTCCGAGGAGTGCGGGGCTATGTATCATTACCGCATCACTCGTGTGGCTCACACGTTCCAGATTCTGGATTCGGTAGGGGTGTCCGACTCTCTTGTGACCAATGTCGAGCGCATGACCATCGGGCTGTACTTCCGAGTTTCAGAGCCTGATCCCGATGAGCCAGACGAACCGGATGGTCCCGACAATCCGGACAACCCCGACAACCCCGCCCCGGATGAGCCCGGAACTGATAACCCTGATGATCCGCAGGAGGGGGATGGTGA
The sequence above is drawn from the Duncaniella freteri genome and encodes:
- a CDS encoding nitroreductase family protein, encoding MNTYPELYSLSLNRFSCRSYSSQPVPEDAMMAVLDVARLAPSACNRQPWIFVIADTPDEREAVAQSYARDWIRTAPEYIIACGVHDQAWHRPHDGKDHTDVDLSIAIEHLCLAAASLHLGTCWVCNFDPEIIRSAFRLPEGVEPVAIIPIGFPAEGVSAPDKTRKELSEIVRRGKF
- a CDS encoding DUF4199 domain-containing protein, with translation MPMIQSPYRRGADDGFFFGAYLTVMFFASIFSEWMPLLQLLSGAMAVCVPLTIYRFMLRYHRSLGQMGSFPMLWMQGVVIFFCGMLLAGTALVVFMKWLSPDFVVEQMRAVAALRGTMPGSQVDMAADMAQKMLDANFVPSPIEIVTEMMMLAIVTGSLLSMALSGIFALRRRREFGSRGCNI
- a CDS encoding DUF6452 family protein yields the protein MKALFYILLPLAALAAALAGCNSTGCTDNQNSVPYAGFYSMSTKEKVVIDSLAIFGEGAPNDSLLVDPDEKVSDVYLPFRAGESSTTFVIRYMQKHLAAAGVQDRVTFYYESTPYFASEECGAMYHYRITRVAHTFQILDSVGVSDSLVTNVERMTIGLYFRVSEPDPDEPDEPDGPDNPDNPDNPAPDEPGTDNPDDPQEGDGDE
- a CDS encoding glycosyltransferase family 2 protein; amino-acid sequence: MDISVIVPLYNEAESLPELAAWIDRVMKDHDFSYEVIFVDDGSTDDSWEVIHRLAAGNPALRGASFRRNYGKSPALNTGFGLAQGDVVITMDADLQDSPDEIPELYRMIMRDGYDLVSGWKKKRYDPLSKTIPTKLFNATARKVSGIRNLHDFNCGLKAYRNEVVKHIEVYGDMHRYIPYLAKNAGYSRIGEKVVQHQARKYGKTKFGLDRFVNGYLDLATLWFTGRFGAKPMHFFGLLGSLMFIVGFIAVMVVGFGKLYDMYHGNHYILVTDSPYFYLSLVMMIIGTMLFLAGFLGELIVRNSPSRNHYEIKDTLGD